The proteins below come from a single Danio aesculapii chromosome 23, fDanAes4.1, whole genome shotgun sequence genomic window:
- the twist3 gene encoding twist3 has product MREEQTCGDFPESGILPIEEEQERRPNKCPVVVSPPAGARKRLTGPKKEPVSQDDKPSLENPSNLAPKRPKRSSPSSSSSSSSSLVPVVSSVSPVPGQPFEDLHTQRVIANVRERQRTQSLNDAFASLRKIIPTLPSDKLSKIQILKLASRYIDFLYQVLQSDEMDAKLASCNYLAHERLSYAFSVWRMEGAWSMSATH; this is encoded by the coding sequence ATGCGAGAGGAACAGACTTGTGGAGATTTTCCAGAAAGTGGGATCCTTCCCATTGAAGAAGAGCAGGAGCGACGCCCCAATAAGTGTCCGGTTGTGGTTTCTCCGCCGGCGGGCGCACGCAAGCGGCTGACGGGTCCAAAAAAAGAGCCCGTTTCACAAGACGACAAACCATCATTGGAGAACCCATCAAATCTGGCTCCCAAACGTCCCAAAAGAAGCTCTCCGTCATCTTCATCGTCTTCTTCATCCTCTCTGGTGCCCGTCGTGAGTTCGGTTTCTCCAGTTCCCGGACAGCCCTTCGAAGATCTCCACACACAACGAGTGATCGCCAACGTTCGGGAACGCCAGCGCACGCAGTCTCTGAACGACGCCTTCGCCTCGCTCAGAAAGATCATCCCCACCTTGCCTTCGGACAAACTGAGCAAGATCCAGATCCTCAAACTGGCCTCCAGATACATCGACTTCCTCTACCAGGTCCTGCAGAGCGATGAGATGGACGCCAAGCTGGCCAGCTGCAACTATCTGGCCCACGAGAGGCTGAGCTACGCCTTCTCCGTCTGGAGGATGGAGGGCGCCTGGTCTATGTCTGCCACTCACTAA